Proteins from a genomic interval of Paenibacillus sp. FSL H8-0048:
- a CDS encoding ABC transporter substrate-binding protein: MKRINKMGWLGMSLAFTTMMSACSSGNSAEAPNAGGKTVLTLSVQQDSEFYRAVEQKFEQAYPDIDLQIQAYKGISEKMEGPDYEKYQKTAGTALLSGKGADIYETGSLPASDYVSKKLFLDMDDYLKQSKTLKKEDLQMNVLNALKVNGGTYIIPSGFSLRAFLGDGDVLKQAEINDKSWTWQDWKKISKSLIASEQQEGSAHRYALPNNPPDMLLQEMVFDGYNQFVDVAARKAKFDSPAFIFMMREINEMYQEKLMTTEPVETENQLFYSAVIHNPADFINVPYTYFANPKLLYKPHSGNSGAMRIIPNYTFAIQAKSPVAEQAWTFMEFLLSDEVQSLQSREGFSLLRSLNDKQFSELQQQVKSGTYKLPDGKLASVPEGQFKVFQDMMDTADNFAMMDVKILSIIGEEANAFFSGQKTAEDVAKLIQNKATTYLNE; the protein is encoded by the coding sequence ATGAAGAGGATTAACAAAATGGGCTGGCTGGGGATGAGCCTTGCTTTTACAACGATGATGTCAGCATGTAGTTCAGGGAACAGTGCAGAAGCTCCAAACGCAGGAGGAAAGACGGTTCTTACGTTATCGGTTCAGCAGGATAGTGAGTTCTACCGTGCGGTAGAGCAGAAGTTTGAACAGGCTTATCCGGATATAGACTTGCAGATTCAGGCGTATAAGGGGATCAGCGAGAAGATGGAGGGTCCGGATTATGAGAAGTATCAGAAAACCGCCGGTACGGCACTGCTCTCAGGCAAAGGAGCCGATATTTATGAAACGGGCAGCCTGCCCGCCAGTGATTACGTGAGCAAGAAGCTATTCCTTGATATGGATGATTACCTCAAGCAGTCGAAGACGCTGAAGAAGGAGGACCTGCAAATGAATGTGCTGAATGCGCTGAAGGTGAACGGGGGCACCTATATCATTCCGTCCGGGTTCAGCCTGAGAGCATTCCTTGGAGACGGGGATGTACTTAAGCAAGCGGAGATCAACGATAAGAGCTGGACCTGGCAGGATTGGAAGAAAATCTCCAAATCGCTGATTGCATCGGAGCAGCAGGAGGGGTCCGCACACCGATACGCGCTTCCGAATAATCCGCCGGATATGCTGCTTCAGGAGATGGTATTCGACGGCTATAACCAGTTCGTAGACGTAGCTGCGCGCAAGGCCAAGTTTGATTCACCTGCCTTCATCTTTATGATGCGGGAGATTAACGAGATGTATCAGGAGAAATTGATGACCACTGAGCCGGTGGAGACCGAGAATCAATTGTTCTATTCTGCCGTTATACACAACCCGGCGGATTTCATCAACGTTCCGTATACCTATTTCGCCAATCCGAAGCTGCTGTATAAGCCGCATAGCGGAAACTCCGGTGCCATGAGAATTATTCCGAACTATACGTTTGCGATACAGGCCAAATCGCCGGTTGCCGAACAAGCCTGGACGTTCATGGAATTCCTGCTCTCTGATGAAGTTCAGTCTCTGCAGAGCAGAGAAGGCTTTTCCCTGCTCAGATCGCTTAATGACAAGCAGTTCAGTGAGCTTCAGCAGCAGGTGAAGAGCGGAACGTATAAGCTCCCGGACGGCAAGCTTGCCAGTGTTCCAGAGGGACAATTCAAGGTGTTCCAAGACATGATGGATACAGCGGATAACTTCGCCATGATGGATGTGAAGATTCTGAGCATCATCGGCGAGGAAGCAAACGCGTTCTTCAGCGGACAGAAGACGGCTGAGGATGTGGCCAAGCTGATTCAGAACAAGGCGACTACGTACCTTAACGAATAG
- a CDS encoding response regulator transcription factor gives MKRTTILIAEDEMEIADLIALHLQKEGYHCIQVPDGRAAVQAIQSQSIDLAILDIMMPELDGYEVTRQVRVKHNLPIIFLSAKTSDFDKITGLVMGADDYMIKPFNPMELLARVNSQLRRSRQFSQPPAAQQAPVLESGGLMISPDRHTVTLYGKAIDLTPKEFDILYLLASHSKQVFSAESIFQQVWGEAYYESGNTVMVHIRTLRRKLGEDQNKDRFIRTIWGVGYTFND, from the coding sequence ATGAAGCGAACCACGATTCTAATCGCAGAGGACGAAATGGAGATTGCCGACCTGATTGCCCTGCACCTTCAGAAGGAAGGGTATCACTGTATCCAGGTGCCTGACGGCCGGGCCGCGGTGCAGGCCATTCAGTCACAGTCCATTGATCTGGCGATCCTGGATATTATGATGCCGGAGCTGGACGGGTACGAGGTTACCCGCCAGGTCCGGGTGAAGCATAACCTGCCAATTATCTTTTTAAGCGCCAAGACTTCAGATTTCGATAAGATTACCGGCCTTGTGATGGGAGCGGATGATTATATGATTAAGCCCTTCAACCCTATGGAGCTGCTGGCCCGTGTCAATTCCCAGCTGCGGCGTTCCCGGCAGTTCAGCCAGCCTCCGGCTGCCCAGCAGGCCCCGGTGCTGGAGTCGGGCGGGCTTATGATATCCCCTGACCGGCATACAGTTACGCTATACGGGAAGGCCATTGACCTCACGCCCAAGGAATTCGATATCCTCTATCTGCTGGCCAGCCACTCCAAGCAGGTGTTTAGCGCGGAGAGTATTTTTCAGCAGGTATGGGGCGAAGCGTACTATGAATCCGGCAATACCGTGATGGTGCATATCCGTACGCTGCGCAGGAAGCTGGGCGAGGATCAGAATAAGGACCGCTTCATCCGGACCATCTGGGGTGTCGGGTACACGTTCAATGACTAA
- a CDS encoding HAMP domain-containing sensor histidine kinase, whose protein sequence is MTKRARGFRARLVQFLGVSMLLSAGLTYGIFKLLQLYYSGVKWEDPEAEVRRFIYKLGDFNVSLMLFIPLMLIFFFKFTKPYIRYLNEISSGIHHLANGEFQNQVKIASRDEFSAIAEDLNAAGAKLLAAVQRGDFAESSKDQLVVNLAHDLRTPLTSVLGYLDLILKEEKLPMETIRHYATIAFTKSQRLEKLIDGLFEITKMNYGTLPMVKTHLDIGELLRQLNEELYPVFERNGLTSRLKISPGLNVYGDGDLLVRVLGNLLTNAARYGQEGVYVDINSRPDSGAVAVEVINYGNPIPPEEQAHIFEMYYSGDRARTHQDGGTGLGLFIARNIVEQHEGTLSVESNEIWTRFEMRLPQA, encoded by the coding sequence ATGACTAAGCGGGCCCGGGGCTTCCGGGCCAGATTAGTCCAGTTCCTGGGGGTAAGCATGCTGCTCTCAGCCGGTCTGACCTATGGGATCTTCAAGCTGCTTCAGCTCTACTATTCCGGGGTGAAGTGGGAGGACCCGGAGGCGGAAGTGCGCCGGTTCATCTACAAGCTCGGGGACTTCAACGTATCGCTGATGCTGTTCATTCCGCTGATGCTGATCTTCTTTTTCAAGTTCACCAAGCCTTATATCCGTTATCTTAACGAGATCTCCAGCGGGATTCATCATCTGGCTAACGGGGAGTTTCAGAATCAGGTGAAGATTGCCTCAAGGGATGAGTTCAGCGCGATTGCAGAGGATCTGAATGCGGCAGGGGCTAAGCTGCTGGCAGCGGTGCAACGGGGGGATTTCGCTGAGAGCAGCAAGGACCAGCTGGTTGTCAATCTGGCCCATGATCTGCGTACGCCGCTCACCTCTGTGCTTGGCTATCTGGATCTGATCCTTAAGGAGGAGAAGCTGCCGATGGAGACGATCAGACACTACGCCACCATTGCCTTCACCAAGTCCCAGCGGCTGGAGAAGCTGATTGACGGACTGTTCGAAATCACCAAGATGAACTATGGCACGCTGCCTATGGTGAAGACGCACCTGGATATCGGTGAGCTGCTCCGGCAATTGAACGAGGAGCTATATCCGGTATTTGAGCGGAATGGCCTGACCTCCCGGCTGAAGATTAGCCCCGGCCTAAACGTCTATGGGGATGGGGATCTGCTGGTACGGGTCTTAGGGAATCTGCTGACCAATGCCGCCCGCTATGGGCAGGAAGGCGTATATGTGGATATTAACAGCCGTCCTGATTCAGGTGCAGTAGCGGTTGAGGTGATCAATTACGGGAATCCCATTCCGCCGGAGGAGCAGGCGCATATCTTCGAGATGTATTATTCCGGGGACCGGGCGCGGACTCATCAGGATGGCGGCACGGGTCTGGGTCTGTTCATTGCGCGGAACATCGTAGAGCAGCATGAGGGAACTCTGTCTGTGGAGAGTAACGAGATATGGACAAGATTCGAGATGCGGCTGCCGCAAGCGTAA
- a CDS encoding RidA family protein: MNLNNKVVQRYNPENIAKPVGSYSHVTKISRDAEMYVFSGQIGIDQNNNIPADFNQQVTNTMSNIVDILSSQQLTPDHVIKINIWATEEIDWDHFYSIWNNVFGPTPPSMTVAYIQGLGLPEIKIELDVWAAG, from the coding sequence ATGAATTTAAATAATAAGGTCGTCCAAAGATATAACCCTGAAAATATAGCAAAACCGGTTGGAAGCTACAGCCATGTGACCAAGATCAGCCGGGATGCTGAAATGTACGTCTTTTCCGGTCAAATCGGAATCGATCAGAACAATAATATCCCCGCAGATTTCAACCAGCAGGTTACGAATACGATGAGCAATATTGTGGACATCCTGTCCTCACAGCAGCTAACCCCGGACCATGTCATCAAAATCAACATCTGGGCCACGGAGGAAATCGATTGGGATCATTTCTATTCCATCTGGAATAATGTATTCGGCCCCACGCCTCCCTCCATGACGGTTGCCTATATCCAAGGATTAGGGCTCCCTGAAATCAAAATCGAGCTGGATGTGTGGGCCGCAGGATAG